Proteins from a single region of Apium graveolens cultivar Ventura chromosome 7, ASM990537v1, whole genome shotgun sequence:
- the LOC141672470 gene encoding uncharacterized protein LOC141672470 isoform X2, which yields MANEISQSSNRPGVSLRKLRMLMRVNTDAAIGYLRHSPEAESHNLIASGKETKEKTSEQIKAEKETAETKEKIFQQVKTDEEDPETKEKVFGQEKTQKEAGEEFLAKARDNLMNHPVGRKRRTPTVASEQEKTEKQVAETKEKVSEQEKTQKEAVEAFLAEAWDNLMNHPVGGKTRTPSIASEQEKTQKEEVEAFLAEAWDNLMNHPVGRKGLTSSVASEQEKTQKEAVEAFLAEARNNLMNHPVGRKRHTPSVTSVQEKTQKEAVEAFFAEARDNLMNHPVGSERRTPSVAFQQEKLKKKQLNISCRSTYELEILMDCWCCRV from the exons ATGGCAAACGAAATTTCTCAGAGTAGCAACAGGCCAGGTGTCTCACTTAG GAAGCTACGCATGCTGATGAGGGTGAATACTGATGCAGCAATTGGATATCTTCGTCACAGTCCAGAAGCCGAAAGCCATAACTTGATTG CCTCAGGTAAAGAGACAAAGGAGAAAACATCTGAACAAATAAAGGCTGAAAAAGAAACTGCAGAGACGAAGGAGAAAATATTCCAGCAGGTGAAAACTGATGAAGAAGATCCTGAGACAAAGGAAAAAGTATTTGGACAGGAAAAAACTCAGAAAGAAGCAGGAGAGGAGTTTCTTGCAAAAGCGCGGGACAATCTAATGAATCATCCTGTAGGCAGGAAAAGGCGCACTCCAACTGTAGCATCTGAGCAGGAAAAAACTGAAAAACAAGTTGCTGAGACAAAGGAGAAAGTATCTGAGCAGGAAAAAACTCAGAAAGAAGCAGTAGAGGCATTTCTTGCAGAAGCATGGGACAATTTAATGAATCATCCTGTAGGCGGGAAAACACGCACTCCAAGTATAGCATCTGAGCAGGAAAAAACTCAAAAAGAAGAAGTTGAGGCATTTCTTGCAGAAGCGTGGGACAATCTAATGAATCATCCTGTAGGCAGGAAAGGACTCACTTCAAGTGTAGCATCTGAGCAGGAAAAAACTCAAAAAGAAGCAGTTGAGGCATTTCTTGCAGAAGCGAGGAACAATTTAATGAATCATCCTGTAGGAAGGAAAAGACACACTCCAAGTGTAACATCTGTGCAGGAAAAAACTCAAAAAGAAGCAGTTGAGGCATTTTTTGCAGAAGCGCGGGACAATCTAATGAATCATCCTGTGGGAAGCGAAAGACGCACTCCAAGTGTAGCATTTCAGCAGGAAAAACTGAAAAAGAAGCAGTTGAATATTTCTTGCAGAAGTAC gtatgaattggaaatattgatgGATTGCTGGTGTTGTAGAGTATGA
- the LOC141672470 gene encoding uncharacterized protein LOC141672470 isoform X3 yields MLMRVNTDAAIGYLRHSPEAESHNLIASGKETKEKTSEQIKAEKETAETKEKIFQQVKTDEEDPETKEKVFGQEKTQKEAGEEFLAKARDNLMNHPVGRKRRTPTVASEQEKTEKQVAETKEKVSEQEKTQKEAVEAFLAEAWDNLMNHPVGGKTRTPSIASEQEKTQKEEVEAFLAEAWDNLMNHPVGRKGLTSSVASEQEKTQKEAVEAFLAEARNNLMNHPVGRKRHTPSVTSVQEKTQKEAVEAFFAEARDNLMNHPVGSERRTPSVAFQQEKLKKKQLNISCRSTRYELEILMDCWCCRV; encoded by the exons ATGCTGATGAGGGTGAATACTGATGCAGCAATTGGATATCTTCGTCACAGTCCAGAAGCCGAAAGCCATAACTTGATTG CCTCAGGTAAAGAGACAAAGGAGAAAACATCTGAACAAATAAAGGCTGAAAAAGAAACTGCAGAGACGAAGGAGAAAATATTCCAGCAGGTGAAAACTGATGAAGAAGATCCTGAGACAAAGGAAAAAGTATTTGGACAGGAAAAAACTCAGAAAGAAGCAGGAGAGGAGTTTCTTGCAAAAGCGCGGGACAATCTAATGAATCATCCTGTAGGCAGGAAAAGGCGCACTCCAACTGTAGCATCTGAGCAGGAAAAAACTGAAAAACAAGTTGCTGAGACAAAGGAGAAAGTATCTGAGCAGGAAAAAACTCAGAAAGAAGCAGTAGAGGCATTTCTTGCAGAAGCATGGGACAATTTAATGAATCATCCTGTAGGCGGGAAAACACGCACTCCAAGTATAGCATCTGAGCAGGAAAAAACTCAAAAAGAAGAAGTTGAGGCATTTCTTGCAGAAGCGTGGGACAATCTAATGAATCATCCTGTAGGCAGGAAAGGACTCACTTCAAGTGTAGCATCTGAGCAGGAAAAAACTCAAAAAGAAGCAGTTGAGGCATTTCTTGCAGAAGCGAGGAACAATTTAATGAATCATCCTGTAGGAAGGAAAAGACACACTCCAAGTGTAACATCTGTGCAGGAAAAAACTCAAAAAGAAGCAGTTGAGGCATTTTTTGCAGAAGCGCGGGACAATCTAATGAATCATCCTGTGGGAAGCGAAAGACGCACTCCAAGTGTAGCATTTCAGCAGGAAAAACTGAAAAAGAAGCAGTTGAATATTTCTTGCAGAAGTAC TaggtatgaattggaaatattgatgGATTGCTGGTGTTGTAGAGTATGA
- the LOC141672470 gene encoding uncharacterized protein LOC141672470 isoform X1 translates to MANEISQSSNRPGVSLRKLRMLMRVNTDAAIGYLRHSPEAESHNLIASGKETKEKTSEQIKAEKETAETKEKIFQQVKTDEEDPETKEKVFGQEKTQKEAGEEFLAKARDNLMNHPVGRKRRTPTVASEQEKTEKQVAETKEKVSEQEKTQKEAVEAFLAEAWDNLMNHPVGGKTRTPSIASEQEKTQKEEVEAFLAEAWDNLMNHPVGRKGLTSSVASEQEKTQKEAVEAFLAEARNNLMNHPVGRKRHTPSVTSVQEKTQKEAVEAFFAEARDNLMNHPVGSERRTPSVAFQQEKLKKKQLNISCRSTRYELEILMDCWCCRV, encoded by the exons ATGGCAAACGAAATTTCTCAGAGTAGCAACAGGCCAGGTGTCTCACTTAG GAAGCTACGCATGCTGATGAGGGTGAATACTGATGCAGCAATTGGATATCTTCGTCACAGTCCAGAAGCCGAAAGCCATAACTTGATTG CCTCAGGTAAAGAGACAAAGGAGAAAACATCTGAACAAATAAAGGCTGAAAAAGAAACTGCAGAGACGAAGGAGAAAATATTCCAGCAGGTGAAAACTGATGAAGAAGATCCTGAGACAAAGGAAAAAGTATTTGGACAGGAAAAAACTCAGAAAGAAGCAGGAGAGGAGTTTCTTGCAAAAGCGCGGGACAATCTAATGAATCATCCTGTAGGCAGGAAAAGGCGCACTCCAACTGTAGCATCTGAGCAGGAAAAAACTGAAAAACAAGTTGCTGAGACAAAGGAGAAAGTATCTGAGCAGGAAAAAACTCAGAAAGAAGCAGTAGAGGCATTTCTTGCAGAAGCATGGGACAATTTAATGAATCATCCTGTAGGCGGGAAAACACGCACTCCAAGTATAGCATCTGAGCAGGAAAAAACTCAAAAAGAAGAAGTTGAGGCATTTCTTGCAGAAGCGTGGGACAATCTAATGAATCATCCTGTAGGCAGGAAAGGACTCACTTCAAGTGTAGCATCTGAGCAGGAAAAAACTCAAAAAGAAGCAGTTGAGGCATTTCTTGCAGAAGCGAGGAACAATTTAATGAATCATCCTGTAGGAAGGAAAAGACACACTCCAAGTGTAACATCTGTGCAGGAAAAAACTCAAAAAGAAGCAGTTGAGGCATTTTTTGCAGAAGCGCGGGACAATCTAATGAATCATCCTGTGGGAAGCGAAAGACGCACTCCAAGTGTAGCATTTCAGCAGGAAAAACTGAAAAAGAAGCAGTTGAATATTTCTTGCAGAAGTAC TaggtatgaattggaaatattgatgGATTGCTGGTGTTGTAGAGTATGA